One segment of Mycolicibacterium baixiangningiae DNA contains the following:
- a CDS encoding acyl carrier protein, which translates to MATGETGFDDVTFDLISVQYHSLKAGHDYGQYVRDARNAGLDDIASFFEQVMSEDSARARQCHEFLGRMQGSSAAGPATS; encoded by the coding sequence ATGGCTACTGGAGAGACCGGCTTCGACGATGTGACGTTCGACTTGATCTCAGTTCAGTACCACTCGCTCAAAGCGGGGCACGACTACGGGCAGTACGTGCGGGACGCACGCAACGCCGGCCTCGACGACATCGCGTCGTTCTTCGAACAGGTGATGTCCGAGGACTCGGCGCGGGCGCGCCAGTGCCACGAATTCCTGGGCAGGATGCAGGGATCCTCGGCCGCGGGTCCCGCCACCAGCTGA
- a CDS encoding acyl-CoA dehydrogenase, whose amino-acid sequence MPIAITEEHNALADSVRSLVARVAPSEVLHDALENPVPNPPPFWKAAAEQGLQGVHLPESAGGQGFGILELAIVLAEFGYGAVPGPFVPSAIASALIAAHDPDAKVLSDLASGDVIAAYAIDSGLTATRHGDGLVVRGEVRAVPAAAQASVLVLPVAGLDDASSGDEWVVFDAEQLEIEPVASVDPLRPVAHVRANAVEIGDDRVLRSLTRPVARALIVTLLSAEAIGVARWATDTAAAYAKIREQFGRPIGQFQAIKHKCADMIAQTERATAAVWDAARALDGTRENGSADSHFEFAAAVAATLAPTAAQYCVQECIQVHGGIGFTWEHDTNVYYRRALVLAAAFGRRSDYPQHVVDTATTTGMRPINIDLDPDTEKLREEIRAEVAGLKALPREDRTVAIAEGGWVVPHLPKPWGRGAGPVEQILIAQEFASGRVKRPQMGIAAWLIPSIVAFGTDEQKQRFLPPTFRGEMIWCQLFSEPGAGSDLASLTTKATKVDGGWRITGQKIWTTGAQYSQWGALLARTDASAPKHNGITYFLLDMNSEGVEVKPLRELTGNAMFNTVFIDDVFIPDELVLGEVNRGWEVSRNTLTNERVSIGSSEPPFLATLDGFVGFIRDGHFDRIGQNKAGQLIAEGHAAKLLNLRSTLLTLAGGDAMPSAAVSKLLSMKTGQGYAEFAVSSFGTDGVLAEPDSLEFTWVEYLLGSRATTIYGGTTEVQLNIIAERLLGLPRDP is encoded by the coding sequence ATGCCCATTGCGATCACCGAAGAGCACAACGCCCTCGCCGATTCCGTGCGCTCCCTAGTGGCGCGGGTCGCGCCGTCCGAAGTGCTCCACGATGCGCTCGAGAACCCGGTCCCCAACCCACCCCCGTTCTGGAAGGCGGCGGCCGAGCAGGGGCTGCAGGGTGTCCACCTCCCCGAGTCCGCCGGCGGCCAGGGCTTCGGCATCCTCGAACTGGCCATCGTGCTGGCCGAATTCGGCTATGGCGCGGTTCCCGGCCCGTTCGTCCCCTCGGCGATCGCCAGTGCGCTGATCGCCGCCCATGACCCCGACGCCAAAGTGCTCAGCGACCTGGCCTCCGGTGACGTCATCGCCGCCTACGCGATCGATTCCGGCCTGACCGCCACCCGGCACGGGGACGGGTTGGTCGTCCGCGGCGAGGTGCGCGCCGTACCCGCCGCCGCGCAGGCCTCCGTCCTGGTGCTGCCCGTCGCCGGCCTCGACGATGCGAGCAGCGGGGACGAATGGGTGGTCTTCGACGCAGAACAACTGGAGATCGAACCGGTGGCGAGCGTCGACCCGCTGCGGCCCGTCGCCCACGTGCGCGCGAACGCCGTCGAGATCGGTGACGACCGCGTGCTGCGTAGCCTCACCCGTCCGGTGGCCCGGGCGCTGATCGTCACCCTGCTGTCCGCCGAGGCGATCGGCGTGGCGCGGTGGGCAACCGATACGGCGGCCGCCTACGCCAAGATCCGCGAACAGTTCGGCAGGCCGATCGGCCAGTTCCAGGCCATCAAACACAAGTGCGCCGACATGATCGCCCAGACCGAGCGGGCCACGGCCGCAGTGTGGGATGCCGCGCGCGCCCTCGACGGGACCCGCGAAAACGGTTCAGCGGATTCACATTTCGAGTTCGCCGCCGCCGTCGCCGCGACGCTCGCCCCGACCGCTGCGCAGTATTGCGTCCAGGAGTGCATCCAGGTGCACGGCGGCATCGGCTTCACCTGGGAGCACGACACCAACGTCTACTACCGCCGCGCGCTGGTGCTCGCCGCCGCCTTCGGCCGCCGATCGGATTACCCGCAGCACGTGGTCGACACGGCGACCACCACGGGTATGCGCCCGATCAACATCGACCTCGACCCCGACACCGAGAAGCTGCGCGAGGAGATCCGCGCCGAGGTCGCCGGGCTCAAGGCGCTGCCGCGCGAGGACCGCACCGTCGCGATCGCCGAGGGCGGCTGGGTGGTGCCGCACCTGCCCAAGCCGTGGGGACGTGGCGCCGGTCCGGTGGAGCAGATCCTCATCGCCCAGGAGTTCGCGTCCGGGCGGGTCAAGCGCCCGCAGATGGGGATCGCGGCCTGGCTGATCCCCTCGATCGTGGCGTTCGGCACCGACGAGCAGAAGCAGCGGTTCCTGCCGCCCACCTTCCGCGGCGAGATGATCTGGTGCCAGTTGTTCTCCGAGCCGGGAGCCGGATCCGATCTGGCGAGCCTGACCACCAAGGCCACCAAGGTCGACGGCGGCTGGCGCATCACCGGCCAGAAGATCTGGACCACCGGCGCGCAGTACTCCCAGTGGGGTGCGCTGCTCGCACGCACCGACGCCAGCGCGCCGAAGCACAATGGCATCACGTACTTCCTGCTCGATATGAACAGCGAAGGCGTCGAGGTCAAACCGCTGCGCGAGCTGACCGGCAACGCGATGTTCAACACGGTGTTCATCGACGACGTGTTCATCCCCGACGAACTCGTCCTCGGTGAGGTCAACCGCGGCTGGGAGGTCAGCCGCAACACTCTGACCAACGAGCGGGTGTCGATCGGCAGCAGCGAGCCACCGTTCCTGGCCACGCTCGACGGTTTCGTCGGATTCATCCGCGACGGCCACTTCGATCGGATCGGCCAGAACAAGGCCGGGCAGCTGATCGCCGAAGGGCACGCCGCCAAACTGCTCAACCTGCGCTCGACGCTGCTGACGCTGGCCGGCGGGGACGCGATGCCGTCGGCGGCCGTCTCCAAGCTGTTGTCGATGAAGACCGGTCAGGGCTATGCGGAGTTCGCGGTGTCGTCGTTCGGCACCGACGGCGTGCTCGCCGAACCGGATTCCCTGGAGTTCACGTGGGTGGAATACCTGCTCGGCAGCCGCGCGACGACGATCTACGGCGGCACGACGGAGGTCCAATTGAACATCATCGCCGAGCGTTTACTGGGGCTGCCTCGCGATCCGTAA
- the lysA gene encoding diaminopimelate decarboxylase, with protein sequence MTSLDCERHDAVLPDPKLSTPIWPLTADLDASGRLCVGGVALTEIAGRFGTPAYVLDEADFRHRVRSYRQALPDVELVYAGKALLTTAVARWAAEEHIGVDVCSSGELTVALAGGVDPARIIVHGNAKSFDDLRGAVTAGVGRIVIDSLTEIDHLSRIARRPQSVLIRVTPGVDIHGHAAVTTGITDQKFGFPLGSAQATEAVTRVLAEPALSLVALHCHIGSQVTDPALYGETARRMIMAMADIRDQHDLLLKELNMGGGHGVPYVDTDAELDITELAAAVGEAVDSTCAQRDFPRPQIVMEPGRAISARAGVTVYRVLGIKTQPGARTFVAVDGGMSDNPRVELYGAKYTATVANRRSTAPTQLMTIAGRHCEAGDELVRDVELPSDLKPGDLLAVACTGAYHHSMASTYNMVGRPPLVSVDRGRATGLVRRETIADLLARDREWVESAVGALCQRAGYAALLDGE encoded by the coding sequence ATGACCTCCCTTGACTGCGAAAGGCACGACGCTGTGCTCCCCGACCCGAAGCTCTCCACACCGATTTGGCCGCTCACGGCCGACCTCGACGCGTCGGGGCGGTTGTGCGTAGGCGGCGTTGCGCTGACCGAGATAGCCGGCAGGTTCGGGACGCCGGCTTATGTGCTCGACGAAGCTGATTTCCGGCATCGGGTCCGCAGCTACCGCCAGGCTCTGCCCGACGTCGAGCTGGTGTACGCGGGCAAAGCCCTTCTGACCACCGCGGTGGCACGGTGGGCTGCTGAGGAGCACATCGGCGTCGATGTGTGCTCCAGCGGCGAGTTGACGGTGGCGCTCGCCGGGGGCGTGGACCCCGCCCGCATCATCGTCCACGGCAACGCCAAGTCTTTCGATGATCTTCGTGGCGCCGTGACCGCGGGTGTGGGACGCATCGTCATCGACTCCCTGACCGAGATCGATCATCTTTCCCGCATCGCCCGTCGACCCCAGTCGGTGCTGATCCGCGTGACACCCGGTGTCGACATCCACGGGCACGCAGCGGTGACCACGGGCATCACCGACCAGAAGTTCGGATTCCCGCTTGGAAGCGCCCAGGCCACCGAGGCGGTGACCCGCGTACTTGCCGAGCCCGCGCTCTCGCTCGTCGCCTTGCACTGCCATATCGGCTCCCAGGTCACCGACCCCGCCCTCTACGGCGAGACGGCCCGTCGAATGATCATGGCAATGGCCGACATCCGCGACCAGCACGACCTGCTGCTCAAGGAGCTCAACATGGGTGGCGGGCACGGCGTTCCGTATGTCGACACCGACGCCGAGCTCGACATCACCGAGCTGGCGGCGGCGGTCGGCGAGGCAGTGGACTCCACGTGCGCGCAGCGCGACTTCCCGCGGCCGCAGATCGTGATGGAGCCCGGCCGCGCCATCAGCGCGCGCGCCGGAGTCACCGTGTACCGGGTCCTGGGGATCAAGACCCAGCCGGGCGCGCGGACCTTTGTGGCCGTGGACGGTGGCATGAGCGATAACCCCCGAGTCGAGCTCTACGGCGCGAAATACACTGCCACCGTGGCCAACCGCCGCTCCACGGCGCCCACACAGCTGATGACCATCGCCGGGCGTCATTGCGAAGCCGGCGACGAACTCGTCCGCGACGTCGAGTTGCCGTCCGACTTGAAGCCCGGCGACCTTCTGGCGGTGGCCTGCACCGGCGCCTATCACCACAGCATGGCCTCCACGTACAACATGGTGGGGCGCCCACCACTGGTGAGTGTCGACCGTGGCAGGGCGACCGGACTCGTTCGCCGCGAGACCATCGCCGATCTGTTGGCGCGCGACCGCGAATGGGTGGAGAGCGCTGTCGGTGCCCTGTGTCAGCGGGCCGGATATGCCGCACTGCTGGATGGCGAGTAG
- a CDS encoding DUF4193 domain-containing protein — translation MTVDYDAPRRKQEDLETDSLDELPVGRSDARAAVLDLEDADPLESVELPGADLSGEELTVRVIPKQADEFTCTSCFLVFHRSRLARNAGDALICADCA, via the coding sequence ATGACCGTGGACTACGACGCACCGCGCCGCAAGCAAGAAGACCTGGAAACCGACTCGCTCGACGAACTGCCGGTCGGGCGCAGCGATGCCCGCGCAGCAGTCCTCGACCTCGAAGACGCCGACCCGCTGGAGTCCGTCGAACTCCCCGGGGCCGATCTGTCCGGTGAGGAACTCACCGTGCGGGTCATCCCCAAGCAGGCCGACGAGTTCACCTGCACGAGTTGTTTCCTGGTGTTCCACCGCAGCCGGTTGGCCCGCAACGCCGGCGACGCGCTGATCTGCGCCGACTGCGCCTGA
- a CDS encoding type III PLP-dependent enzyme domain-containing protein produces MTTALAQEDTAVDLGASLTAVRRVLPSAGYGVTATDLIDRGAARWVRAHGVSVFAQNEDDLEVLARNSIRPVQVVLRCGSTPETIRRAVNAGVSRFVVCTAAESALLAEFAHRTKYIYLGGGAPVPVPHRRLQVIGLHCEVDDSSGRIEWADATERMLCRLAYLRSCALRPVRLTLTGRPTPQGRCASAEETSLIASAVRDALDEGCHRWRLNRPKVLLGPGRLAGMDTVAA; encoded by the coding sequence ATGACAACCGCACTTGCACAGGAAGACACCGCCGTCGACCTCGGCGCGTCTTTGACGGCTGTTCGCCGCGTCCTGCCGTCGGCGGGGTACGGCGTCACGGCGACGGACCTGATCGACCGTGGGGCGGCACGATGGGTGAGAGCGCACGGCGTCTCGGTCTTCGCGCAGAACGAGGACGATTTGGAGGTGCTGGCGCGCAACAGCATCCGTCCGGTCCAGGTCGTCCTGCGGTGCGGCTCGACACCGGAGACGATCCGCCGTGCGGTGAATGCCGGCGTCTCGCGGTTCGTGGTGTGCACTGCCGCCGAATCGGCGCTTCTGGCCGAGTTCGCCCACCGCACCAAGTACATCTATCTAGGCGGCGGTGCGCCGGTCCCCGTACCTCACCGCCGACTACAGGTCATCGGATTACATTGCGAAGTAGATGATTCCAGCGGCCGGATCGAATGGGCAGACGCCACTGAGCGGATGCTCTGCAGGCTGGCCTACCTACGCTCCTGCGCATTGCGTCCGGTGCGGTTGACCCTGACAGGACGTCCGACGCCCCAGGGGCGCTGCGCGTCGGCCGAGGAAACATCGCTCATCGCCTCCGCAGTCCGCGACGCCCTCGACGAGGGATGCCATCGGTGGCGATTGAACCGCCCCAAAGTCCTCCTGGGTCCCGGCCGCCTCGCCGGTATGGACACCGTGGCCGCTTGA
- a CDS encoding potassium transporter Kup: MTATSGRTTAHPLRLAIIVGALGVVFGDIGTSPIYTIQTVFNPADPHPVPLNEANVYGVISLIFWSVMAIVTLTYVTLVMRADNHGEGGIMALITLLRRGASPRGHRTAMILAALGLFGAALFFGDSMITPAISVLSAVEGLKTIEPGLETWIVPITAVIIVALFTVQRHGTALVGKFFGPVMIAWFAAIGACGVGGILTNPGILAAISPTYAIAFMTNHFHIAFFALAAIVLAVTGAEALYADMGHFGRRAITVGWLGLVLPACTLSYFGQGALLLTDHDARSAPFFLLTPEWARIPMVALATAATVIASQAVITGAFSVVSQAVQLGYLPRLRITHTSASTIGQIYVPWINWVLMVSVLTLVFAFETSAALAYAFGMAVIGTITITTLLFLYYARQQWKWPLWAMLAGGAVLLTVDLLFLTANLTKLVHGAWLPLVIAVVAFTVMTTWQRGRHLVTTARRKIEGPLRPFIDDLGRQRPGPVRLPGTAVFLNRGDDTTPLAMRANVEHNHVLHAHVVIVAVETMPVPRVPDAQRVTVDNLGYRDDGVLHVTVNTGYMQRPDIPAALTLVPDDAAEGGIDLGAASYFLSHVELIPDGDGDMGAWRKRLFVATSLMTADVAGYFNLPPERTVIVGSRLHF; this comes from the coding sequence GTGACGGCGACCTCCGGTCGGACGACGGCTCACCCGTTGCGGTTGGCGATCATCGTCGGCGCTCTCGGGGTGGTATTCGGCGATATCGGCACCAGCCCTATCTACACCATCCAGACCGTGTTCAACCCCGCCGATCCCCACCCGGTGCCGTTGAACGAAGCCAACGTCTACGGTGTGATCTCACTGATCTTCTGGTCGGTGATGGCGATCGTCACCCTCACCTATGTCACGTTGGTCATGCGCGCCGACAACCACGGCGAGGGCGGCATCATGGCCCTGATCACCCTCCTGCGGCGCGGCGCCAGCCCCCGCGGGCATCGCACCGCGATGATTCTGGCCGCGCTCGGCCTGTTCGGCGCGGCGCTATTCTTCGGCGACTCGATGATCACCCCGGCCATCTCGGTGCTTTCAGCGGTCGAAGGCCTCAAGACCATCGAGCCTGGACTCGAGACCTGGATCGTGCCGATAACCGCCGTCATCATCGTCGCGCTGTTCACTGTGCAACGGCACGGAACCGCCCTCGTCGGCAAATTCTTCGGGCCCGTGATGATCGCCTGGTTCGCCGCGATCGGCGCGTGTGGCGTGGGCGGAATCCTTACCAACCCCGGGATCCTTGCCGCGATATCACCGACGTACGCAATCGCGTTCATGACCAACCACTTCCACATCGCCTTCTTCGCGTTGGCGGCCATCGTCCTGGCGGTGACCGGCGCCGAAGCCCTTTACGCCGACATGGGCCATTTCGGTCGCCGCGCCATCACCGTCGGATGGCTGGGGTTGGTGCTGCCCGCCTGCACATTGAGCTACTTCGGACAGGGTGCGCTGCTGCTGACCGACCACGATGCCCGCAGCGCACCGTTCTTCCTGCTCACTCCGGAATGGGCACGAATCCCCATGGTCGCGCTGGCAACAGCAGCCACGGTGATCGCCTCGCAGGCCGTGATCACCGGTGCCTTCTCGGTGGTCTCGCAAGCTGTGCAGCTCGGTTATCTTCCCCGACTGCGCATCACGCACACCTCAGCCTCCACGATCGGACAGATCTACGTACCATGGATCAACTGGGTGCTCATGGTGTCGGTGCTGACGCTCGTGTTCGCCTTCGAAACCTCGGCCGCCCTGGCCTACGCATTCGGCATGGCGGTAATCGGCACCATCACCATCACCACCCTGCTGTTCCTGTATTACGCACGACAGCAATGGAAGTGGCCACTGTGGGCGATGCTCGCAGGTGGTGCGGTGCTGTTGACGGTCGACCTGTTGTTCCTGACCGCGAATCTGACCAAACTCGTGCACGGCGCCTGGCTCCCGCTCGTCATCGCCGTCGTGGCATTCACAGTGATGACCACCTGGCAGCGAGGCCGGCATCTGGTGACCACCGCGCGTCGTAAGATCGAAGGGCCGCTGCGGCCGTTCATCGACGACCTGGGCCGGCAACGCCCAGGTCCGGTCCGCCTCCCGGGCACCGCGGTATTCCTCAACCGCGGTGATGACACCACTCCGCTGGCGATGCGGGCAAATGTCGAACACAACCATGTCCTCCACGCACACGTCGTCATCGTCGCTGTCGAGACCATGCCGGTACCCAGGGTGCCCGACGCACAGCGGGTGACGGTGGACAACCTCGGCTACCGAGACGACGGCGTCCTCCATGTCACGGTGAACACCGGCTACATGCAGCGCCCCGACATCCCCGCCGCGCTGACGCTCGTGCCCGACGATGCCGCCGAGGGTGGGATCGACTTGGGCGCCGCATCCTACTTCCTGTCACACGTGGAACTCATTCCCGACGGCGACGGCGACATGGGGGCGTGGCGTAAACGACTGTTCGTCGCGACGTCGCTGATGACAGCGGATGTGGCGGGATACTTCAACCTGCCACCAGAGCGCACCGTCATCGTCGGCTCGCGGTTGCACTTCTGA
- a CDS encoding DUF6611 family protein, giving the protein MTLLDGHFPWGAVISTPLRYGATQRQLIVYPPGITKTDRRWLRLWRGFAIWGGPLWFALQVCLFHVMAPWHAIAAAVGVCSAAGATAFVMAAATRGRVRTLTACVFAAGADPDSAKDQRRLRLFATTLLAAHVHHSRGELSAVEYEMLWWHVYDAMAPESGPPRNPRTASQQD; this is encoded by the coding sequence ATGACGCTTCTCGACGGCCACTTTCCCTGGGGTGCAGTCATTTCCACACCCTTGCGCTACGGCGCCACCCAGCGACAATTGATCGTCTATCCGCCAGGCATCACGAAGACGGACCGGCGGTGGCTACGACTATGGCGCGGATTCGCCATCTGGGGTGGACCGCTGTGGTTCGCACTGCAGGTGTGCCTGTTCCACGTGATGGCTCCGTGGCACGCTATCGCCGCCGCCGTCGGCGTCTGTTCCGCCGCGGGCGCTACCGCCTTTGTGATGGCCGCAGCCACTCGGGGCCGGGTGCGCACCCTGACGGCCTGCGTGTTCGCCGCGGGGGCCGATCCCGACTCGGCGAAAGATCAACGCCGGCTGCGGTTGTTCGCGACAACGCTGCTCGCCGCCCACGTCCACCACAGCCGCGGTGAGCTGTCCGCAGTGGAGTACGAGATGCTCTGGTGGCACGTCTACGACGCCATGGCACCGGAGTCCGGCCCACCTCGCAACCCTCGGACCGCATCTCAGCAGGACTGA
- a CDS encoding WhiB family transcriptional regulator, protein MKGHPLSAHSRLEALKHGGSPALPRPLWDLWSWQMRGRCRDYPAELFFPESGGRDGLRSREERAKDICQECPVILSCREHALHTPEMYGVWGAMTARERANLQ, encoded by the coding sequence ATGAAAGGACATCCGTTGAGCGCGCATAGCCGGCTCGAGGCGTTGAAGCACGGTGGTTCGCCGGCGTTGCCACGACCGCTGTGGGACTTGTGGAGTTGGCAGATGCGCGGGCGCTGCCGGGACTATCCCGCCGAGCTGTTCTTCCCCGAAAGCGGCGGGCGGGACGGTCTGAGGTCACGTGAGGAGCGGGCCAAAGACATATGCCAGGAGTGCCCGGTGATCCTCAGCTGCCGTGAGCATGCGCTGCACACCCCGGAAATGTACGGCGTGTGGGGCGCGATGACGGCGCGTGAAAGAGCGAACCTGCAATGA
- a CDS encoding MFS transporter, translating into MWRTVPILMALYFVNYLDRTNLGIAKADISAHLQLSATMFGFASGIFFIGYVLVEVPSNLALHRFGARRWLARIAVSWGIVVVAIGFAPNAPTLLALRFLLGMAEAGLFPGVIFYLSRWFPGAYRARVVAMFMLASPVAAAVGTPVGAWLIDVGDGLFGLAGWQVMMICSGLPAIVLGVVCWFYLTDRPADATWLPDDEKRWLTDALAAEEREVSSRFDFPLRRALTSPRVWALAVVYFGVAYGLYALAFFLPSIIAGFRESFGLTLSIEQVGLITAIPYSFAAVSMYLWSRHADRTGGHAWHVAIPMLIGGLAIPVALYLDSPVLVMIPVTLAAMGVFSAIPSFWALPSRFLTGAAAAGAIGLINSVGNLGGFAAPYLTGALDDAMDSARAGMWAVGVMMVISAAVVLVLRTAPDPATRN; encoded by the coding sequence ATGTGGCGCACCGTCCCGATCCTGATGGCGCTGTACTTCGTCAACTATCTGGACCGCACCAATCTCGGCATCGCCAAGGCCGACATCAGCGCGCACCTGCAGCTGTCGGCCACGATGTTCGGCTTCGCCTCGGGCATCTTCTTCATCGGCTACGTCCTCGTGGAAGTACCGTCCAACCTCGCGCTGCACCGGTTCGGGGCGCGCCGGTGGCTGGCCCGCATCGCGGTGTCCTGGGGGATCGTGGTCGTCGCCATCGGATTCGCGCCGAACGCCCCGACCCTGCTGGCGCTGCGCTTCCTGCTCGGGATGGCCGAGGCCGGGCTGTTCCCCGGCGTGATCTTCTACCTCAGCCGCTGGTTCCCGGGTGCCTACCGGGCCCGGGTCGTCGCGATGTTCATGCTGGCCAGTCCAGTCGCCGCGGCGGTCGGCACACCGGTGGGCGCGTGGCTGATCGACGTCGGCGACGGACTGTTCGGGCTGGCCGGATGGCAGGTCATGATGATCTGCTCGGGTCTCCCGGCGATCGTGCTCGGCGTCGTGTGCTGGTTCTACCTGACCGATCGGCCCGCCGACGCCACCTGGCTGCCCGACGACGAAAAGCGTTGGCTGACAGATGCTCTTGCGGCAGAGGAGCGCGAGGTCAGCAGCCGGTTCGACTTCCCGCTGCGGCGTGCGCTGACCAGCCCGCGGGTCTGGGCGCTCGCGGTGGTGTACTTCGGCGTCGCCTACGGCCTGTATGCGCTGGCGTTCTTCCTGCCGTCCATCATCGCCGGTTTCCGCGAAAGCTTCGGGCTGACGCTGTCCATCGAGCAGGTCGGGCTGATCACCGCGATCCCCTACTCGTTCGCCGCGGTGTCCATGTACCTGTGGTCGCGCCACGCCGACCGCACCGGCGGACACGCCTGGCACGTCGCGATTCCCATGCTGATCGGCGGGCTGGCGATACCGGTCGCGTTGTACCTCGACAGCCCGGTGCTGGTGATGATCCCGGTGACGCTCGCCGCCATGGGGGTGTTCAGCGCGATCCCCAGCTTCTGGGCCCTGCCGTCACGGTTCCTCACCGGTGCCGCCGCGGCCGGTGCGATCGGGCTGATCAACTCCGTCGGCAATCTGGGCGGATTCGCCGCCCCGTACCTGACCGGTGCCCTCGACGATGCGATGGACTCGGCCAGGGCGGGCATGTGGGCGGTCGGGGTGATGATGGTGATCTCCGCGGCGGTCGTGCTCGTCCTACGTACGGCCCCCGACCCGGCCACGAGAAACTAG